From the Simplicispira suum genome, the window CGCAGCGACGCCGTGACCCACCATGCTGGCCGGCTGCTCACCGGTGCGTCTGGCTCTTGCCAGAGCTTGCAGAAGGCCGTTTGAAGCTCAGCAAACACGCCTGTCGCGCCCCAGAGGAGCAGAACCAGGGCGATCGCTGAAGCCCACAAGCCCTGTGTTGGTTCGCGCGCGCTTGCCAGGGCTTCGCGCACCACCGAGGCCGTGCGTTCGCCGGTGAGCAAGCGAATCTGTTCCAGCAGGTTGGTTTCCACCAGCGACCGGTCGATCCACCAGCCCAGCGCGGCCACGACCAGCACCAGCAAAGGCGCCAGGCTCAGCATGCCGTAGAAGGCCATGGCCGCGCTCATGCGCAGGCCGTCCGCACCCAGCCACATCTCGATGGCACGCAGCGGCCACCAGGTGCGGGGCGCGGGCGGGGCGCTGCGCGAAGCGGGTGATGCTGCGGGCGGCGCGGGCGGTACGGGTGGCGTCGGGGCTTGGCTCATACCAGCACTGTAGGGCACGGGGTGCGCCCGATCCGTCAGACGGGTCCCATGATTTAGCTATGTTTTCAATAGCTTAAGACGCTTTATGCATAAGCGCTAGAGCCCTATTTTCTTACAAATTTGGACCTAGCAAACGCCGCAAAGCTACCTCGTCCATCCCGCGCCGCGCCGCCATGTCCTGCACCTGGTCTTCGCCAATGCGGCCCACGCTGAAGTAGGTGCTGTCGGGGTGGCCGATATAGAAGCCGCTTACGCTGGCCGCCGGGTGCATGGCCATGCTGTCGGTCAACTCC encodes:
- a CDS encoding YihY/virulence factor BrkB family protein, which translates into the protein MSQAPTPPVPPAPPAASPASRSAPPAPRTWWPLRAIEMWLGADGLRMSAAMAFYGMLSLAPLLVLVVAALGWWIDRSLVETNLLEQIRLLTGERTASVVREALASAREPTQGLWASAIALVLLLWGATGVFAELQTAFCKLWQEPDAPVSSRPAWWVTASLRLRGLSYILAMGFLLLISLLVSAGMAIASNWLGTHLPWQPLLVAMSEIVSFLFATALFIGLMRISVNPKPRMRYLAWGGLIGAALFTVGRHGLSAYLSGAAVVSAYGAAGSLVALLMWIYFSAAVLLLGAACARAMQESREARHAPDAG